CAGTTCTGCAAGACTTTCTTCGGGAACAATTTTATCAACAGTTCCCACCACACTGTAAATGGGCATATTGAAATTGTTTAGAAAGTTTTCGGTATAATTGATACGACCGTCATTGGACCAGAAACTTCTCTCGTTAGAAATTTGGCTTTGGAAAAATTGCATAATCACAGAGACAGATTCTTCACAAAACACGTCTTCCATGAGAAAATACCATTCTGGAGGGGTGATTTCTTTATAACCCACAAAGTCTTTGATGGTTAAAACTTTGGTTCCAATGTTATAACTAAAACTTCTTAAACTGGAATGAAGGTTCAAAATCAGTTTAAAGAATTTTTTTAAGTCAATGGTTTGGATGGTAGCCTGCATGGAAAAACTTGCCATACTCAAAATCATATCGGAAATCATTTTGTGCGGGAGCAAACTGAATCCACGTTTCAGAGTATCAAGTCCAATGAAGTTGGACTTCAAACTAATATAGTTTGGTGAAGTAATGGAAACAATTCCTGCAATGTATTCTTCCGGTTGTGGTAAATTGAATTCTTCTTTTAATTCTTTGATTTTTTCATACGAAGATACATAAAAACGAGGAATCATTCCCCCCATACTGTGACCAAGCACCACGGTTCTTTCGCTTGGATAATGCCAACGAATCCAACGAAGGATTTCCGGAAAATCGTCTTGGATGTAATTATCAACCGTCCATCCTTCTTTTTTTCCATGTTTTGGCATGGTCTGTCTAGACCTACCACGCATATCCATAAGGAAAACTCGGTATCCATATTTAAGAGCCAGTTCTTTTGCGAGTTTGTCCATCACGGAACGTCGGCAGAAAAAACCAGGGATCAGTAATAGGTTTTTCCCAGTATTGTTTAGTTTCTCAGGAGTAAAACTTTTAAGAGAAACCGCATAACCATCGGTAGTTGGTATGATGAAGGATGCATCCATTCTATATTCAATGTTATACTGGTGTGATTTGAATATAATGGAAGTAACAGGTTCTTTTTGGTCTTTGGTGGTTGTGTAAAATAAATTTCTTGAATTAGAAACAGTATCGGCTTTTTCGATATTCTTTTGGGCAATGTAATGGTCATTACCTGATTCCATTTCCTTTGCCACAACAAATTCAATCACATCGAACAACGAATAGAGTTGGAGGGTGAGTGGGCGAAGTTTTTCTTCTGGAATCGGATCTTTGGTGATTCCCCATAAAATTCCGATGGGATTTTCATTCACAAAGAGAGGAATTCCAATCGCATGGTTCATAGTTTCTGAGAGTAACACTTTTTTCTCAGGATGGATTTCTTCTTCTTTCAAATTGACAAAGATAACTTCTGGTCTAAGGCCTTTATTGAAATCAATGATGGACTTACGAATGAATCCAGCCGACTCATTCCGAGGATCGCCTAAGTGGATGGGGCGAGATTTTTTGATGTATTCTTCAATGCCCGGAATGCGGCG
Above is a window of Leptospira wolbachii serovar Codice str. CDC DNA encoding:
- a CDS encoding alpha/beta fold hydrolase, translated to MALEENSLEDRLIKISTRDSNKSLMVSPDKIFIFPVPKTTYQFLENIWQSFTNKMVSLVDFNDDPIFNFSIFEVIDQDEMKIVATATHFKLKEIAERRRIPGIEEYIKKSRPIHLGDPRNESAGFIRKSIIDFNKGLRPEVIFVNLKEEEIHPEKKVLLSETMNHAIGIPLFVNENPIGILWGITKDPIPEEKLRPLTLQLYSLFDVIEFVVAKEMESGNDHYIAQKNIEKADTVSNSRNLFYTTTKDQKEPVTSIIFKSHQYNIEYRMDASFIIPTTDGYAVSLKSFTPEKLNNTGKNLLLIPGFFCRRSVMDKLAKELALKYGYRVFLMDMRGRSRQTMPKHGKKEGWTVDNYIQDDFPEILRWIRWHYPSERTVVLGHSMGGMIPRFYVSSYEKIKELKEEFNLPQPEEYIAGIVSITSPNYISLKSNFIGLDTLKRGFSLLPHKMISDMILSMASFSMQATIQTIDLKKFFKLILNLHSSLRSFSYNIGTKVLTIKDFVGYKEITPPEWYFLMEDVFCEESVSVIMQFFQSQISNERSFWSNDGRINYTENFLNNFNMPIYSVVGTVDKIVPEESLAELKDLKSENKVITYYEQGHLGIIFHGETVRKICKGIDEWIQGLK